Proteins co-encoded in one Rhizobium sp. NZLR1 genomic window:
- a CDS encoding flavin reductase has translation MEEQVSKTEFRNAMARVCAPVNVITTNGPAGRGGFTATAMCSVTDEPPTLLVCMNGRSAQCGVFLENHRFCVNVLADDHQELAGYFAGRQADMAARYAAAEWVDMPSGTQALAGAMVSFDCRLAEARLVGTHHIFIGQVIGIRSRADGNALLYFDRNYINVPTQVGSFGG, from the coding sequence ATGGAGGAGCAAGTCTCGAAAACCGAGTTCCGCAATGCGATGGCCAGGGTCTGCGCCCCGGTCAACGTCATCACCACCAACGGACCCGCCGGGCGCGGCGGATTCACCGCCACCGCCATGTGCAGCGTCACCGACGAACCGCCGACACTGCTCGTTTGCATGAACGGCCGCTCAGCCCAATGCGGCGTCTTTCTCGAAAACCACCGCTTTTGCGTCAACGTACTCGCAGATGATCACCAGGAGCTGGCCGGCTATTTCGCCGGCCGCCAAGCGGATATGGCGGCCCGGTATGCCGCGGCGGAATGGGTCGATATGCCATCGGGAACCCAGGCACTGGCCGGCGCCATGGTCTCCTTCGACTGCCGGCTCGCCGAGGCGCGCCTGGTCGGCACGCACCATATCTTCATCGGCCAGGTCATTGGCATTCGCTCGCGGGCGGATGGCAATGCACTGCTTTACTTCGACCGCAACT